Proteins found in one Methanospirillum hungatei JF-1 genomic segment:
- a CDS encoding DUF4013 domain-containing protein has translation MGIGELLSDSFGYANEGLIGKWVRWIILIISSIIFPLIMGYSLRVMKGTTPAPEPGDYLGMFIDGIKMIIIEIVYMIIPIIIAIATFSLSGGFGSAAMYGMNVDNPLAYFGMLIATFGLSLVLFMIVAFIFSLFGIIGMVRFARTGSMGEAFAFGEITNTIGKIGWVQYIIALIVLFIVIFVIYAIIGIIPVIGGIIDLIIAPYIVMMTSRYYSNLYDTGA, from the coding sequence ATGGGAATCGGCGAATTACTCAGTGACTCATTTGGCTATGCAAATGAGGGATTAATCGGAAAATGGGTGCGATGGATTATTCTTATTATCTCATCGATTATCTTCCCTCTGATTATGGGATATTCACTCCGGGTTATGAAAGGAACCACACCTGCTCCGGAACCAGGTGACTATCTTGGAATGTTCATCGACGGAATCAAGATGATCATTATCGAGATTGTCTATATGATAATTCCAATCATCATTGCAATAGCAACTTTCTCTCTGAGCGGAGGATTTGGAAGTGCAGCAATGTACGGGATGAATGTAGACAATCCACTTGCCTATTTCGGGATGCTGATTGCTACCTTTGGTTTATCCCTGGTTCTCTTCATGATTGTAGCCTTCATCTTTTCCCTGTTTGGAATTATCGGCATGGTACGGTTTGCAAGAACCGGCAGCATGGGAGAAGCATTTGCATTTGGTGAGATAACGAATACCATCGGGAAGATCGGATGGGTCCAGTACATCATTGCCCTTATCGTGCTCTTCATCGTCATTTTTGTAATCTATGCAATAATCGGAATAATACCCGTAATCGGAGGAATTATCGATCTTATCATTGCTCCTTACATCGTAATGATGACCTCACGGTACTACTCAAATCTCTACGATACGGGTGCCTGA
- a CDS encoding MFS transporter, producing the protein MPLNSPAGIDQSALTCLLDDACFTRKHRKIWFLSSMGILLDGFDLFVLSVALPLIIHYFGATALQAGLIGAAATLGAIAGSVIGGRLTDKYGRKKIFLLDLGLFVTAAICCGMAWSVESLILFRFILGLGVGADYPICASYVSEFMPKNIRGRMLIGAFSFQAVGIFLAAAIGLLILVLYPNELAWRFMLLVGAIPATIILVARRDIPESARWHMKRGETTDAIRIICKTLHDLPGAMKDCISQFRISHPTINEKPDVKSQPYSVLFSKEMRKRTILVTVPWFLMDVVFYGIGIFTPLLLAAMAFEGSGTNFIADDILATEGTAFLDIFLIIGFILNIILIERIGRMKLQIIGFTGMAVGLGILIIGSLYNSTMIGLLFVGFAIYNLLMNMGPNATTFVLPAELYPTEMRATAHGFAAGIAKLGAALGIILVPILKEGWGIPVTLGVMLGLVILALIITFLCRIETTGRSLEEITD; encoded by the coding sequence ATGCCGCTCAATTCCCCCGCAGGTATTGATCAATCAGCCCTCACATGCCTTCTTGACGACGCGTGTTTTACCAGAAAACACAGAAAAATCTGGTTCCTCTCATCGATGGGTATCCTCCTTGACGGATTTGACCTGTTTGTCCTTTCAGTCGCCCTGCCTCTCATTATTCATTATTTTGGTGCTACAGCATTACAGGCCGGTCTGATTGGAGCTGCTGCAACACTTGGGGCGATAGCAGGGTCTGTCATCGGAGGCCGACTTACTGACAAATACGGGCGAAAGAAGATTTTTCTCCTGGATCTCGGACTCTTTGTTACTGCGGCAATATGCTGTGGAATGGCATGGAGCGTGGAAAGTCTGATACTCTTCCGGTTTATTCTTGGCCTCGGTGTCGGGGCAGACTATCCCATCTGTGCATCCTATGTCTCGGAATTCATGCCAAAAAACATCAGAGGCAGGATGCTTATCGGAGCATTCTCATTCCAGGCGGTCGGGATATTCCTTGCTGCAGCCATCGGACTGTTAATTCTGGTTCTTTATCCCAATGAACTTGCATGGCGGTTTATGCTTCTTGTCGGTGCAATTCCTGCAACCATCATCCTTGTTGCACGACGGGACATTCCGGAGAGTGCCAGATGGCATATGAAGCGGGGTGAAACAACGGATGCAATCAGGATTATCTGTAAAACTCTGCATGATCTGCCAGGAGCAATGAAAGACTGCATCTCACAATTCCGGATATCCCACCCCACCATCAATGAAAAACCAGACGTGAAAAGTCAGCCCTATTCAGTTTTATTTTCAAAGGAGATGCGAAAAAGGACAATACTTGTTACCGTTCCCTGGTTTTTGATGGATGTGGTCTTTTACGGAATTGGAATATTTACTCCTCTTCTCCTTGCTGCTATGGCATTTGAAGGGAGTGGAACAAATTTCATCGCAGATGATATCCTGGCTACCGAGGGGACGGCATTTCTTGATATCTTCCTTATCATTGGATTTATTCTGAATATTATCCTGATTGAGCGTATTGGACGAATGAAACTACAGATCATCGGATTTACAGGCATGGCAGTGGGCCTTGGTATCCTGATTATTGGATCCCTGTACAATTCAACCATGATTGGCCTTCTCTTTGTAGGGTTTGCGATCTACAACCTGCTCATGAATATGGGACCAAATGCAACGACCTTTGTCCTGCCGGCAGAGTTGTATCCGACAGAGATGCGGGCTACGGCACATGGGTTTGCTGCTGGAATCGCCAAACTGGGGGCTGCTCTGGGTATTATTCTTGTTCCCATCCTTAAGGAGGGGTGGGGTATACCGGTAACGCTTGGAGTCATGCTTGGACTTGTCATATTGGCCCTTATTATCACATTCCTGTGCAGGATTGAGACAACCGGGAGATCTCTTGAAGAAATAACCGATTAG
- a CDS encoding GerW family sporulation protein, with amino-acid sequence MTTEDVLKETTKNIGDLISARRVMGDPIDLGDKVVIPVTKFGLAFGAGSRKEKEGDGSGAGGGGGIEPMALLVAHKEIKGAEGIQVFSLKKENPVAQVITALSESLVPQVIELVKQKEPSSANPTEEEKS; translated from the coding sequence ATGACGACAGAGGACGTGCTCAAAGAGACAACAAAAAATATCGGTGATCTCATATCAGCCAGGCGAGTGATGGGTGACCCGATTGATCTCGGGGATAAGGTAGTCATACCGGTTACGAAGTTTGGACTGGCGTTCGGAGCAGGAAGCAGGAAAGAAAAGGAAGGAGACGGGAGCGGTGCTGGAGGTGGCGGGGGAATTGAACCAATGGCTCTGCTGGTCGCCCATAAGGAGATCAAAGGAGCAGAAGGAATCCAGGTCTTTTCGTTAAAGAAAGAAAACCCGGTCGCCCAGGTGATAACTGCACTGAGTGAATCACTCGTGCCCCAGGTCATCGAGCTGGTCAAACAGAAAGAACCGTCATCTGCCAATCCGACTGAAGAAGAGAAATCATAG
- a CDS encoding DUF2953 domain-containing protein yields MFHPAGDLVVTVGIILFLFIFLRFLYTIPLKISLSAIRGSSRLCGESEVGLGQFSIAVLYDGTLFGEMRIGGRRLFSFSIPKTGEEGANTDEGKPEAESIRSGMRWIPVIVQGSRRIIRHFRIDTLTCHARIGCGDPCTTGMVYGYIQAIIPLLPGEHDICIVPDFYDPVLEGHVRLDTRFVYPFALLVYLSRIIIPEVLNKPVLSGGRIDAEYI; encoded by the coding sequence ATGTTCCATCCGGCTGGTGATCTGGTTGTCACGGTCGGCATTATCCTGTTTTTATTCATTTTTTTGAGATTTCTTTACACAATACCGCTGAAAATCTCACTTTCAGCAATCAGGGGTTCAAGCAGGTTGTGTGGGGAGAGTGAAGTGGGGCTTGGACAATTCAGTATTGCGGTTCTCTATGACGGGACCTTATTCGGGGAGATGAGAATCGGCGGGAGGCGTCTTTTTTCCTTTTCCATACCGAAAACAGGGGAGGAGGGTGCAAACACCGATGAAGGAAAACCAGAAGCAGAAAGTATCCGATCCGGTATGAGATGGATACCGGTGATCGTTCAGGGCAGCAGACGAATCATCAGGCATTTCAGAATCGATACCCTCACCTGTCATGCACGGATAGGTTGTGGTGATCCCTGCACGACCGGGATGGTGTATGGATATATTCAGGCAATTATTCCATTGCTTCCGGGAGAACATGACATCTGTATAGTTCCTGACTTTTATGATCCGGTTCTCGAAGGTCACGTCAGACTGGATACCCGGTTTGTGTACCCCTTCGCTCTCCTCGTCTATTTATCCAGGATAATCATTCCGGAGGTTCTGAATAAACCAGTATTATCTGGAGGGAGGATTGATGCAGAATACATATGA
- a CDS encoding ribbon-helix-helix domain-containing protein encodes MAKTKPKRHASVSLRMPIELKDALESYVAEHEMSSMSEAIIAILVEKLNPPIPGLCWPCNYQNPIDAKFCCRCGKKLKTDQ; translated from the coding sequence ATGGCGAAAACAAAACCTAAGAGACATGCAAGTGTCTCTCTCCGAATGCCCATTGAATTAAAGGATGCTCTTGAAAGCTATGTGGCAGAACATGAGATGAGCTCGATGTCAGAAGCTATCATTGCAATCCTTGTAGAAAAATTGAACCCGCCTATCCCGGGATTATGCTGGCCGTGTAACTACCAGAACCCGATTGATGCGAAATTCTGTTGCAGATGTGGAAAGAAATTGAAGACTGATCAATAA
- a CDS encoding flavodoxin family protein — protein sequence MKIVSIIGSHRKNGNTETMLKAFDKEFKALEIPDYKNKFYNISEMNIYPCRSCLKCMRKNNCVIEDDFGKVALKMIQSDLIIMGSPVYFSDVSAQIKALFDRTYSLWHKKMLKGKNIIFVATCAEYGSGHTIDTMRHWALDHEMNIIATVEGKSEKKGKVLENEMTVKAIADAVRACDGIIPKTEEN from the coding sequence ATGAAAATCGTCAGCATTATCGGAAGTCACCGGAAAAACGGGAACACAGAGACAATGCTTAAGGCATTTGACAAGGAGTTCAAAGCACTGGAGATTCCGGATTATAAGAATAAATTTTACAACATCTCTGAGATGAATATTTATCCGTGCAGATCCTGCCTGAAGTGCATGAGGAAGAATAACTGTGTAATTGAGGATGATTTTGGAAAAGTTGCACTCAAAATGATCCAGAGCGATCTCATCATCATGGGCTCACCAGTATACTTCTCTGATGTCAGTGCCCAGATTAAAGCCCTCTTTGACCGAACCTACTCCCTCTGGCACAAAAAGATGTTAAAAGGGAAGAATATCATCTTCGTCGCTACCTGTGCAGAGTATGGGTCCGGACATACCATCGACACCATGAGGCACTGGGCATTGGATCATGAGATGAATATCATCGCTACCGTTGAGGGAAAAAGTGAGAAGAAGGGAAAGGTCCTAGAGAATGAGATGACCGTGAAAGCAATTGCCGATGCAGTCCGGGCATGTGACGGGATAATCCCAAAAACAGAGGAAAACTGA
- a CDS encoding P-II family nitrogen regulator encodes MKKVEAFVRVEKINDVRNAMKAMGHGSMINYDIWYRGTSREINQYNIESLYDFMPKVKVEMVVEDEHVEEIINILCESAFTGNTGDGKIFIIPVEEAIRIQTRENGDMIL; translated from the coding sequence ATGAAAAAAGTCGAAGCGTTTGTACGGGTTGAGAAGATCAATGATGTAAGAAATGCTATGAAAGCCATGGGCCATGGTTCGATGATCAATTATGATATCTGGTACCGGGGGACATCAAGGGAGATAAACCAGTATAATATCGAATCTCTTTATGATTTTATGCCCAAGGTGAAGGTAGAGATGGTTGTGGAGGATGAACATGTGGAGGAGATAATTAATATTCTGTGTGAAAGTGCATTTACCGGCAATACCGGGGACGGTAAGATCTTTATTATTCCGGTTGAAGAAGCCATACGGATTCAGACCCGTGAAAACGGGGATATGATCCTTTAA
- a CDS encoding methyl-accepting chemotaxis protein: MNNDSIITGFDLSGYYQNSAGFHPVTEYKKSPESADIHSDGIISHDPSTLMSILDAAPVAIQIVGPEGTFIDCNRQTLELFGARDLHDIVGKPPSLLSPPVQKNGEDSQKASLTQIQEAFSGKRVTFSWDHRKLSGEIFPARVTLNQIHYEGTPCLMASVIDTSELVAQLDEIASLVKESPYAIFSMDPSLQIRDINQAGVTITGYTHTQACSMNFRDLSFLESHGKKIEDAIQTKKPAHGRAILQTPQGIRYLKTSYIPVLSQKEEISKIYAVFADQTSLIEKMNEAEALIQENPAGILTADSEGRILSVNQAFIDICRINQDKLLQMRLGDFLITKKEGAGLKEAMASKKPEKGRITVDFGSHSRILDSTYIPVLNVNKDIEKLVLMFIDCTEVQQLIEYLDHSVTAISQDITNLASGKTDFASKAIKGNEYTQKAEKNLNTIHESINSTRLALEHIIKDIDRTTDAALSGDLSFRADPSVHQGNFQNIIEKLNNTLDATLTPVAEAMSVSREYARYNFTARFNPGLEVKGDWVAFKDALDQTGNAISHAISLLNQKISELSASIEEANSSVEEITSGSQEIASIMENISKNSESGDSSIAQIIRAMEDLTRTVSEVSHKADRVAVLSQGATVSAKQGMERVRRSEQSMSEIMTAAEHVDTIVKDINAEMNEIGKIVRVISDIANQTNLLSLNAAIEAARAGEAGRGFAVVASEVKSLAQDSRTSAENITEMITTLQQKAKTAEDAMAQSVQVVHDGSSALAETVTSFTDIAQAIGDIHQHITDVAAASEEQAASVEEVTASMQEVAFLTHKTSEEVINTSVAIKQTSAALEQISEVVNTIVVISDGVHQEISRFTVG; this comes from the coding sequence ATGAACAATGATTCCATTATAACTGGCTTTGATCTCTCCGGATATTACCAGAATTCTGCAGGTTTCCATCCGGTAACGGAATACAAAAAATCACCAGAATCAGCCGACATCCATTCTGATGGTATCATCTCACACGATCCATCCACACTTATGAGCATTCTTGATGCTGCCCCGGTAGCCATTCAGATTGTCGGTCCTGAAGGGACATTCATCGATTGTAACCGGCAAACCCTGGAATTATTCGGAGCACGGGACCTGCACGACATTGTAGGAAAACCACCATCCCTTCTCTCTCCCCCGGTTCAGAAAAACGGGGAGGACAGTCAAAAGGCCTCTTTGACCCAGATTCAGGAGGCGTTTTCTGGGAAAAGAGTTACTTTTTCATGGGACCATAGAAAACTCTCCGGTGAAATCTTCCCAGCTCGGGTGACATTAAACCAGATACATTACGAAGGAACACCCTGCCTGATGGCCTCTGTTATCGACACCAGCGAACTTGTGGCACAACTGGATGAGATCGCAAGTCTTGTGAAAGAATCGCCATATGCAATCTTCTCTATGGATCCATCCCTTCAGATACGTGATATCAACCAGGCAGGAGTTACGATAACCGGGTATACGCATACACAGGCATGTTCAATGAATTTCAGAGATCTCTCATTCCTCGAATCACATGGGAAGAAGATCGAGGACGCAATTCAGACAAAAAAACCGGCACATGGGAGAGCAATACTCCAGACCCCACAGGGTATCAGATATCTGAAGACCTCCTATATCCCAGTGCTCAGTCAAAAAGAAGAGATATCGAAAATATATGCCGTCTTTGCAGATCAGACCTCACTCATTGAGAAGATGAATGAAGCAGAAGCCCTGATCCAGGAAAATCCTGCAGGAATCCTGACTGCGGATTCAGAAGGCAGGATACTCTCTGTTAACCAGGCATTCATTGATATCTGTCGGATAAATCAGGATAAACTCCTGCAGATGAGGTTAGGAGATTTTCTCATTACAAAAAAGGAAGGAGCAGGACTTAAAGAGGCAATGGCCTCGAAAAAACCTGAGAAAGGTAGGATTACCGTAGATTTTGGCTCACACAGCAGAATTCTTGATTCTACATACATTCCGGTCCTCAATGTGAATAAAGATATAGAAAAATTGGTCCTCATGTTCATTGACTGTACCGAAGTACAACAGCTTATCGAATACCTGGACCATTCGGTGACAGCCATCTCTCAGGATATCACTAATCTTGCATCCGGAAAGACGGATTTTGCATCAAAGGCAATAAAAGGGAACGAGTATACGCAAAAAGCAGAAAAAAATCTGAACACCATCCATGAATCCATTAACTCAACAAGGCTGGCACTTGAACACATTATCAAAGATATTGACAGAACAACTGATGCTGCATTATCAGGAGATCTGTCATTCAGGGCAGATCCATCCGTACACCAGGGAAATTTCCAAAATATAATAGAGAAACTCAATAATACCCTTGATGCCACCCTTACTCCGGTTGCCGAAGCCATGTCAGTCTCCCGTGAATATGCCAGATATAACTTTACCGCACGGTTTAACCCCGGATTAGAGGTAAAAGGTGACTGGGTCGCCTTTAAAGACGCTCTGGACCAGACAGGGAATGCAATTTCACATGCCATTTCTCTCCTGAACCAGAAAATCAGTGAACTTTCAGCAAGCATTGAAGAAGCAAACTCAAGTGTTGAGGAGATCACCTCCGGATCACAGGAAATTGCCTCTATCATGGAGAATATCAGTAAAAATAGCGAGTCAGGAGATTCTTCAATCGCCCAGATCATCCGTGCCATGGAAGATCTCACCCGGACGGTCAGTGAGGTCTCTCACAAGGCAGATCGTGTTGCAGTACTATCACAAGGGGCAACCGTATCAGCAAAACAGGGAATGGAACGAGTCAGACGATCAGAACAGTCAATGTCTGAAATCATGACCGCCGCAGAACATGTCGATACCATTGTAAAAGACATTAATGCAGAGATGAATGAGATCGGAAAGATAGTCAGAGTTATATCAGACATAGCAAACCAGACAAACCTTCTCTCCCTGAATGCCGCAATAGAAGCGGCCCGTGCCGGAGAAGCAGGAAGAGGGTTTGCTGTAGTTGCATCTGAAGTAAAGTCTTTGGCTCAGGATTCACGAACGTCAGCCGAAAACATAACTGAGATGATCACAACTCTCCAGCAAAAAGCAAAAACCGCTGAGGATGCAATGGCCCAGTCGGTTCAGGTGGTTCATGATGGCAGTTCAGCCCTTGCTGAGACCGTTACCTCATTTACTGACATTGCACAGGCAATTGGTGACATTCATCAACATATTACTGACGTTGCAGCTGCTTCAGAAGAGCAGGCGGCATCAGTAGAGGAAGTTACCGCTAGTATGCAGGAAGTGGCATTTCTCACCCATAAAACATCAGAAGAAGTCATCAACACATCTGTCGCCATAAAGCAGACCTCTGCAGCCCTGGAACAGATCAGTGAAGTCGTAAATACGATTGTCGTCATCAGTGACGGAGTACATCAGGAAATATCCCGTTTTACCGTAGGGTAA
- a CDS encoding chemotaxis protein CheW has translation MQVIEFNLGTDRFAIDIQNIKEIVEYTRIRPLPNSPPPHKGYH, from the coding sequence ATGCAGGTTATCGAATTTAATCTTGGGACAGACAGATTTGCCATAGATATCCAAAATATTAAGGAAATCGTTGAATATACACGAATTCGACCCCTCCCTAACTCACCCCCCCCACATAAAGGGTATCATTGA
- a CDS encoding chemotaxis protein CheW has product MNIHEFDPSLTHPPHIKGIIDLRGEITTIIDLALFMNQASKTSEEKKRIIILDIIEKNHKLGFLVDDVHSVLAIDQNLVDYSVHQGHDDAGHIQGIIKKRYDEGQNFHTDLIIWLNIEQILLEI; this is encoded by the coding sequence TTGAATATACACGAATTCGACCCCTCCCTAACTCACCCCCCCCACATAAAGGGTATCATTGATCTTCGAGGAGAAATTACCACCATCATCGATCTGGCTCTCTTTATGAACCAGGCATCAAAGACATCAGAGGAGAAAAAACGCATTATTATTCTTGATATCATAGAGAAAAACCACAAACTTGGGTTCCTTGTAGACGATGTACATTCAGTCCTTGCCATAGACCAGAACCTGGTTGATTATTCTGTTCACCAGGGGCATGATGATGCCGGGCATATCCAGGGAATAATTAAAAAGAGATATGATGAGGGGCAAAATTTTCATACAGATCTCATCATATGGCTGAATATAGAACAGATTCTGCTTGAGATATAA